A single window of Flavobacteriales bacterium DNA harbors:
- a CDS encoding DinB family protein, producing METAFETYLTQDLTKILSELEPDRKPNWGKLTPQHMIEHVIGSWRISNGRAQAPLLIPEEDIPKRMAFLHGPEPFAQDVRTPVMPENPGPLRKPDLASANAQLVDDVLAFFPFFEANPDARPVHPLFGPLNREEWLRFQWKHMGHHFRQFNLPFPEKS from the coding sequence ATGGAAACCGCTTTCGAAACCTACCTGACCCAGGACCTCACAAAGATTCTTTCCGAACTGGAACCGGACCGTAAACCTAACTGGGGGAAGCTTACGCCACAACACATGATCGAACACGTGATTGGCAGCTGGCGTATTTCCAACGGCAGGGCTCAGGCGCCCTTATTGATTCCGGAAGAAGACATACCGAAAAGAATGGCTTTTCTACACGGGCCCGAACCTTTCGCTCAGGATGTGCGCACGCCGGTCATGCCCGAAAATCCAGGCCCCTTGCGCAAGCCTGACCTGGCATCGGCCAATGCCCAACTGGTGGATGATGTATTGGCTTTCTTTCCCTTCTTTGAAGCAAATCCGGACGCCCGACCTGTTCATCCGTTGTTCGGACCGCTTAACCGGGAGGAGTGGTTGCGGTTTCAATGGAAGCACATGGGGCACCACTTCCGACAATTCAATCTGCCTTTCCCTGAAAAATCCTAA